A genome region from Bombilactobacillus bombi includes the following:
- the xylA gene encoding xylose isomerase has protein sequence MSYWNVDKIKYIGTKKSLKSGLGFQYYNPDEIIGGKKMRDWLRFSVAYWHTFDQRLVDPFGDGTAMRPYDKYQDPMDQALAKVDAAFEFYDKLGVDYLAFHDRDLAPEGDTLRETNRNLDKVVDKIVEYQKTTGMKVLWNTSNMFNNPRFVAGAATSPYADIFAYSAAQLKHSLEIGKRVNAENYVFWGGREGYESLWNTDMKLEQEHAAKFFHMAKDYANEIGFTAQMLLEPKPKEPTTHQYDFDAATTIAFMKEYNLDQDFKLNLEGNHANLAGHTYQHEIRVARDAGLLGSLDANQGDKLIGWDIDEYPSNLYETVAAMYEVVQEGSIGPCGGLNFDAKPRRSSFEPNDLFYGHIVGMDSFAAGLRVALKLKEDHVLDDIVKNRYNSYNTGIGAQIEAGQVNFADLEKYSLDKTQAQLRAATHSDHLEQIKDTINHYIIETLS, from the coding sequence ATGTCATATTGGAATGTAGATAAAATTAAATATATTGGAACTAAAAAAAGCTTAAAATCTGGGCTGGGATTTCAGTACTATAATCCGGATGAAATTATTGGTGGCAAAAAAATGCGCGATTGGTTGCGTTTTTCAGTAGCTTATTGGCATACATTTGATCAACGTTTAGTTGATCCTTTCGGTGATGGTACAGCAATGCGTCCTTATGATAAATATCAAGATCCAATGGATCAAGCTTTAGCCAAAGTGGATGCAGCGTTTGAGTTTTATGACAAACTTGGTGTTGACTATCTAGCCTTTCATGATCGGGATTTAGCTCCTGAAGGTGATACTCTCCGTGAAACTAACCGTAATCTCGATAAAGTTGTTGATAAAATTGTTGAATATCAAAAAACTACTGGCATGAAAGTTTTGTGGAACACTTCTAATATGTTTAACAATCCTCGTTTTGTCGCTGGTGCTGCTACTTCTCCGTACGCTGATATTTTTGCATATAGTGCAGCCCAATTAAAACATAGCTTAGAAATTGGTAAACGTGTCAATGCAGAAAATTATGTCTTCTGGGGTGGACGCGAAGGTTATGAATCTTTATGGAATACTGATATGAAACTTGAGCAAGAACATGCAGCTAAGTTCTTTCACATGGCTAAAGACTATGCTAACGAAATTGGCTTTACAGCTCAAATGCTATTAGAACCTAAACCTAAAGAACCAACAACTCATCAATATGACTTTGATGCAGCCACAACGATTGCTTTCATGAAAGAATATAATCTCGATCAAGATTTCAAGTTAAATCTTGAAGGTAATCACGCCAATTTGGCAGGACATACTTACCAACATGAAATTCGTGTTGCCCGTGATGCTGGTTTACTAGGATCTTTGGATGCCAATCAAGGAGATAAGTTAATTGGTTGGGATATTGATGAATATCCTTCCAATCTTTATGAAACTGTGGCTGCCATGTATGAAGTAGTTCAAGAAGGAAGCATTGGTCCTTGTGGTGGTTTGAACTTTGACGCCAAACCACGTCGCTCCTCTTTTGAACCTAATGACTTATTCTATGGTCATATTGTTGGAATGGATAGCTTTGCCGCTGGCTTACGTGTTGCACTAAAATTAAAAGAAGACCACGTGCTAGATGATATTGTCAAAAATCGCTACAATTCTTATAATACTGGTATTGGTGCGCAGATTGAAGCTGGACAAGTTAATTTTGCTGATCTAGAAAAATATAGCCTCGACAAGACTCAAGCACAATTGCGTGCAGCAACTCATTCTGATCATTTGGAACAAATTAAAGATACTATCAATCATTATATTATTGAAACATTAAGTTAA
- a CDS encoding DUF4767 domain-containing protein: protein MKMIAKIMFLLAFSSMVGCRPQEKASTPAHQQPTTQQPAKKSPQTKKHPKNSTNPSAHVQTLWNNDKNQELSAFMQQWQTKMAQSYLGTYDGKKPSYRDNVFPDVLINGQLQDKVNWGALPIALQWSPKGDKQGEYQVVAVASENTTLAETYFFTIHNGHPLVFEASKDKGDLIYLYDSQNVELQQGFAKILTGKIPVSHSDNELNQDAAAQIAQQQIPSAYRHTWYWQDQTTHNIENFDLTNAQDLRLDYYTTTTPQWLNVRTAQQTAGVGNDIYLRYRYFDGQQVPVAMMASGAGIWFDNNAYLQRRQAQIMDTYTFGDEPKGRDDE, encoded by the coding sequence ATGAAAATGATTGCTAAAATAATGTTTTTGTTAGCGTTCTCATCAATGGTGGGCTGTCGGCCACAAGAAAAAGCGTCAACGCCGGCACATCAACAACCAACAACTCAACAGCCTGCAAAAAAATCCCCCCAAACAAAAAAGCACCCTAAAAATTCAACAAATCCAAGTGCACATGTGCAAACTCTTTGGAATAATGATAAAAATCAAGAATTATCAGCCTTTATGCAGCAATGGCAAACCAAGATGGCTCAATCTTATTTAGGTACATATGATGGTAAAAAGCCGAGCTATCGAGATAATGTTTTTCCAGATGTATTAATTAATGGCCAATTGCAAGACAAAGTAAATTGGGGGGCTTTGCCAATAGCTTTACAGTGGTCACCTAAAGGTGACAAACAAGGAGAATATCAAGTAGTTGCTGTTGCTAGTGAAAACACTACACTGGCTGAAACATATTTTTTTACAATTCATAATGGTCATCCCCTTGTCTTTGAAGCTAGTAAAGATAAGGGCGATTTAATTTATTTGTATGATTCCCAAAATGTTGAACTACAGCAAGGCTTTGCGAAAATTTTAACTGGTAAAATTCCAGTGAGTCATTCGGATAATGAATTAAATCAAGATGCAGCGGCTCAAATTGCCCAACAGCAAATTCCAAGTGCTTATCGGCATACCTGGTATTGGCAAGATCAGACTACTCATAATATAGAAAATTTTGATTTAACTAACGCCCAAGATTTGCGCTTAGATTACTATACAACAACTACGCCCCAATGGTTAAACGTCCGGACTGCTCAACAGACTGCTGGCGTGGGCAATGATATTTATTTACGTTATCGGTATTTTGATGGACAGCAAGTACCCGTAGCAATGATGGCTTCCGGTGCTGGAATATGGTTTGATAATAATGCTTACTTGCAACGACGCCAGGCCCAAATTATGGATACTTACACCTTTGGTGATGAACCTAAGGGTCGTGATGATGAATAA
- a CDS encoding ROK family protein: MAGISKKQSFHQKNLNLVLQQIINNSPISRIDIARNLDMNKSSITSLYNEIEHQGYLKEIGIGQASKSGGRKPILVALNEKYGYTISIDLGYKHLHIMANYLNCRDFYYRRIKNPSSQVSDILKIVDEQINEIKYYDDTKNGLLGIAFSIHGIVDEQKVISSPFLDMENIDLQQRYCEQYGVPVLLENEANLAAIFEHDFNNEYNKANLICVSIHKGIGAGIILNQQIYRGFQGAAGEIGRSLMMLNQDIKVENICSEDAIVERVRQLKNDNRIERKDVVSLARDKDADVNNALQDFIHGIVRILFNVSVAFAPEEIYLSSPLLEELPALFDEIELQTQQLKMNPQLYLIANSNYANLLGAASLINHHVLNLDDYNLKFSYKNK, encoded by the coding sequence ATGGCTGGAATATCAAAAAAACAATCGTTCCATCAAAAAAATCTTAATCTCGTATTACAACAAATTATTAATAATTCTCCGATTTCGCGAATCGATATTGCGCGTAATTTGGATATGAATAAATCATCCATTACGTCTTTATATAATGAAATTGAGCATCAAGGTTATTTAAAAGAAATTGGAATCGGTCAAGCCTCCAAAAGCGGTGGCCGTAAGCCGATTTTAGTAGCCCTTAACGAAAAATACGGCTATACAATTAGTATTGATTTAGGTTATAAGCATTTACACATTATGGCTAACTATTTAAATTGTCGGGATTTTTATTATCGTCGCATTAAAAATCCAAGTTCTCAAGTTAGTGACATTTTAAAAATCGTCGATGAGCAAATTAATGAAATTAAGTACTATGATGATACCAAGAATGGGTTGTTAGGAATAGCTTTTTCAATTCATGGCATTGTTGATGAACAAAAAGTAATTAGTTCTCCTTTTTTAGATATGGAAAATATTGACCTGCAACAGCGCTATTGTGAGCAATATGGCGTTCCCGTATTATTAGAAAATGAAGCCAACCTAGCAGCAATTTTTGAACATGATTTCAACAATGAATATAATAAAGCAAATTTGATTTGTGTGAGCATCCATAAAGGAATTGGTGCAGGGATTATTTTGAATCAACAAATTTACCGTGGCTTCCAGGGAGCTGCTGGTGAAATTGGCCGCAGTTTAATGATGTTGAATCAAGATATCAAAGTAGAAAACATTTGTTCAGAAGATGCCATTGTTGAGCGGGTCCGTCAACTAAAAAATGATAATAGGATAGAAAGAAAAGATGTAGTATCTTTAGCTAGAGATAAAGATGCGGATGTGAATAATGCTTTACAAGACTTTATCCACGGTATTGTTCGGATTTTATTTAATGTTTCAGTTGCTTTTGCTCCTGAAGAGATTTATTTGAGTTCGCCTTTACTAGAGGAATTACCAGCGCTCTTTGATGAAATTGAATTGCAAACACAACAATTAAAAATGAATCCACAATTATATTTAATTGCTAATTCCAATTATGCTAATCTCTTAGGTGCAGCTTCTTTAATTAATCATCACGTTTTAAATTTGGATGATTATAATTTGAAATTTTCTTATAAAAATAAATAG
- the xylB gene encoding xylulokinase produces MEKYVLGVDLGTSAVKVAAITKNGIIAAQQSSSYPLSHPQVGFSEQDPQDWVTGTTAAIHKLLAQDHIAPTAIAGLSFSGQMHGLVLLDHNNQVLRPAILWDDTRTSKQRQEIETKMGHKFIQITHNQPLEGFTLPKLLWVQENEPEIWQQATTFLLPKDYVRYCMTGKLATDYSDATGTVMLDIDTQSWSKEICDTFNISLSICPPLLHSSELAGHITDAYAKTSGLQANMPVFAGAADNATSALGAGILQTNTVLSSIGTSGVVLKYESNAQTNYQGVLQFEDHAINDAYYSMGVTLAAGDSLNWFKKTFYPQTDFVQMIQDAEHSTLGAHGLLYTPYLIGERAPYADAKIRGSFIGVDSSHVRGDFVRAVLEGIIFSFEDLMQIYASHNNMFDTVISIGGGAKSPLWLQIQADIFNKKVVSLANEQTASLGAAMLATVGLGWYPDFISCTENFVKVKTTYNPIPEHVSQYHELYEIYHQIYSQTKDLSSRLIDFRQKNK; encoded by the coding sequence ATGGAAAAATATGTTTTGGGAGTTGATTTAGGCACTAGTGCTGTGAAAGTAGCGGCCATTACTAAGAATGGAATCATTGCTGCACAGCAAAGTAGTTCTTATCCCCTATCTCATCCTCAAGTGGGTTTTAGCGAACAAGATCCGCAAGATTGGGTTACTGGTACTACAGCCGCTATTCATAAATTACTTGCTCAAGATCACATTGCACCAACAGCTATTGCTGGTCTCAGTTTTTCAGGTCAAATGCACGGTTTAGTATTATTAGATCACAATAATCAAGTTTTGCGGCCTGCAATTTTGTGGGATGATACTAGAACTTCCAAGCAACGACAAGAAATTGAAACCAAAATGGGCCATAAATTTATTCAAATCACCCATAACCAGCCACTAGAGGGTTTTACTCTTCCTAAATTACTTTGGGTACAAGAAAACGAACCTGAAATTTGGCAGCAAGCAACGACCTTCTTACTTCCCAAAGATTATGTGCGTTATTGTATGACTGGCAAGTTAGCCACTGATTATTCTGATGCTACTGGAACCGTCATGCTTGATATTGATACTCAATCTTGGAGTAAAGAGATTTGTGATACTTTTAATATTTCTTTATCTATCTGTCCACCATTATTGCATTCCAGTGAGCTAGCTGGTCACATTACTGATGCTTATGCCAAAACATCTGGCCTTCAAGCCAACATGCCTGTGTTTGCTGGAGCCGCTGATAATGCAACTAGTGCCCTGGGAGCTGGTATTCTTCAAACTAACACTGTTTTATCTAGCATTGGAACTTCAGGAGTAGTTTTAAAATATGAAAGCAATGCCCAAACTAACTATCAAGGAGTACTACAGTTTGAAGATCATGCTATTAATGATGCTTATTATTCAATGGGTGTAACTTTGGCCGCGGGTGATTCCTTAAATTGGTTTAAAAAAACTTTTTATCCTCAAACTGATTTTGTCCAAATGATACAAGATGCTGAACATTCAACACTAGGTGCTCATGGTTTATTATATACACCCTATTTAATTGGTGAACGTGCTCCTTACGCTGATGCTAAAATTCGCGGCAGTTTTATTGGTGTTGATAGTAGTCATGTTCGTGGTGATTTTGTGCGTGCCGTCTTGGAAGGTATTATTTTTAGTTTTGAAGATCTTATGCAAATATATGCGTCTCACAATAATATGTTCGATACTGTAATTTCCATTGGTGGTGGTGCCAAAAGTCCCTTATGGCTGCAAATTCAGGCTGATATCTTTAATAAAAAGGTTGTGAGTTTGGCCAATGAGCAGACTGCCAGTTTAGGAGCAGCAATGCTTGCAACAGTGGGATTAGGTTGGTATCCTGATTTTATCAGTTGTACAGAAAATTTTGTTAAAGTTAAAACAACCTATAATCCAATCCCCGAACATGTTAGCCAATACCATGAACTATATGAGATTTATCATCAAATTTATTCTCAAACTAAAGACTTAAGTTCTAGATTAATCGACTTTAGACAAAAAAATAAATAA
- a CDS encoding exonuclease SbcCD subunit D: protein MRFLHTADWHIGRRLHGFDLTEEQDYAFQQIETIAQSEHVDGIIIAGDLYDRSAPAEAAVQQLNRMLQQLNLTDKFPIYAISGNHDSNIRLATGTPWFPRTNFYLYTQLEQAFTPIELADTQIFLLPYFEPFAAQQYFQDESLQHLDQSVAAVIAEMKTHFTPGKTHILVAHFFVNGSAQTDSETQLTVGGLASVPLSLLSDFDYVALGHLHGKDALQAPQARYSGSPVKFSLSEAHQKKGVYLVDTDTQTITFKPLSPLHDVQQLTASFAELTQPEFYQQYQLTDYFGITLTDTKPIPNVLTQLRTIYPRIISLNRAEGFVEQFAYQGEKRQQLQQQDPLDLLSDFYEHIAQEPLTDQQKKWAAAALKIANQEEK, encoded by the coding sequence ATGCGTTTTTTGCATACTGCTGATTGGCATATTGGCCGACGGTTGCACGGATTTGACTTAACAGAAGAGCAAGATTATGCTTTTCAACAAATTGAAACGATTGCTCAAAGTGAGCACGTTGATGGTATTATCATTGCCGGGGATTTATATGACCGCAGTGCGCCTGCGGAGGCAGCAGTGCAACAATTAAATCGAATGCTTCAACAATTGAATTTGACAGATAAGTTTCCCATTTATGCTATTTCGGGCAATCATGATAGTAATATCCGTTTAGCTACTGGCACACCGTGGTTTCCACGAACTAACTTTTATTTATATACTCAGCTAGAGCAAGCGTTTACGCCCATTGAATTAGCTGATACCCAGATTTTTTTATTACCATATTTTGAACCTTTTGCAGCTCAACAATATTTTCAAGACGAATCTTTGCAGCATTTAGATCAAAGTGTTGCTGCAGTGATTGCCGAAATGAAAACCCACTTTACCCCGGGGAAAACTCACATTTTAGTGGCTCATTTTTTTGTGAATGGTAGTGCTCAGACAGATTCCGAAACGCAATTAACTGTAGGAGGCTTAGCTTCAGTACCATTATCATTATTATCAGATTTTGATTATGTAGCCTTAGGTCATTTACATGGCAAAGATGCATTGCAGGCTCCCCAAGCACGCTATTCGGGTTCACCAGTGAAATTTTCATTATCTGAAGCTCACCAAAAGAAGGGCGTTTATCTGGTAGATACAGATACGCAAACAATAACTTTTAAACCACTCTCGCCGTTACATGATGTACAACAACTCACGGCTAGTTTTGCGGAATTAACTCAACCAGAATTTTATCAGCAATATCAATTAACAGATTATTTTGGGATTACTTTGACTGATACCAAACCGATTCCCAATGTCTTAACGCAATTGCGCACAATTTATCCGCGTATTATTTCTTTGAATCGTGCAGAAGGTTTTGTAGAGCAATTTGCTTATCAAGGTGAAAAGCGGCAGCAACTTCAACAACAAGATCCCTTAGATTTATTAAGTGATTTTTATGAGCATATTGCCCAAGAACCGCTAACCGACCAGCAAAAGAAATGGGCTGCTGCAGCTTTGAAAATTGCTAATCAGGAGGAGAAATAG
- a CDS encoding AAA family ATPase, producing MKPLKLVMQNFGPYAKQSLDFTKLAATDIFLISGRTGCGKTTIFDALTFALYGEGISDDRKPESLRSDFADDRTPTQVDLEFEHQDLIYHVMRQPKQTLAKKRGSGQKVYESTGRLEIFRADTKIAEINKLKDISIKIESVLQLSRKQFVQIVLLPQGDFRRFLMADSKDKEGVLRQIFKTGLYQRWSEVLNNQLKEQKNQQQQWQTAITSELAKVTWNQPPENLTDLNPQQQLKLLKEQQTTAHQTLATLETQQQQLEQQYQQQQTSYHDAQKQNQRWQDLKAQQQRLSDLIGQSEAMKQKQQLIAQLKWAQSQQSDYRHYQELQTAMTTKQEQLQQLTQTITTTEQQQSQLQQEQQQLTAQKPLQDQRLQEQPLLKNQRPAFAQVEQLQTKLTKSQNALTASQQQVDALHQQQQQLQQEQAALTQAVAELPTIVEQLHQVQQDQSQLLNLQQQADKLQTAQQKNQKLTNQITQAQKNLVTAKDQVAALEASYQQLHNQWLESQIANLVAQLEPGTPCPICGSIEHPQPATINTVQAVSNEQVKSAEEKLRTQTAKQSELESALKEKQQQLTQATTQWQQDLTDLKQKLAQHQLITVIPEQLIDIITNLQAALDQQQIQLTRLQTQRTQLTAQNQQLDQIQQQLKTLEPTVEIAVTQLQQQQTEYQKLQVQLADAKQQLPADYPNLQALDKYLQQLQQAIKDYETTVQTNTQKLQQTEQQLAAAKASQDHIQQDYQQTNTQLQQIQAQLTQALQAQLQTSDWQILVQLLEQLPQLPQYEQQLNTYQQELLQVQTKAEELQKIIGDQQPVDLTVAKDQLQRAEQQLQTARQTYNQERDQINLNDAHLQAVEQSLQQIAGQQADINELQLLVETVNGRGEAKLGLERYVLRAQLVEILQVANEHLQQLSSGRYFLTLHKEIGTFQKNTGLEIDVYDDNVGQKRSVHTLSGGESFIAALSLALALGEVIQNESGGIKIDTLFIDEGFGSLDQDSLATALDALQNIESSSRMIGIISHVTLLQERIPYQIKVTTQGQGKSTAQIIVPA from the coding sequence TTGAAACCGTTAAAATTAGTTATGCAAAACTTCGGCCCATATGCCAAACAAAGTTTAGATTTTACTAAACTGGCTGCTACGGATATTTTTTTGATTTCAGGACGCACAGGTTGTGGAAAAACTACTATTTTTGATGCTTTGACTTTTGCTCTTTATGGCGAAGGCATTAGTGATGATCGTAAGCCAGAAAGCTTGCGTTCTGACTTTGCTGATGATCGAACACCGACACAAGTAGATTTAGAATTTGAGCATCAAGATTTAATTTATCATGTAATGCGTCAGCCCAAACAAACACTAGCCAAAAAACGCGGTTCAGGACAAAAAGTGTACGAAAGCACTGGCCGTTTAGAGATCTTTCGAGCTGATACCAAAATTGCAGAAATTAATAAATTAAAAGATATTAGTATCAAAATTGAAAGTGTTCTGCAATTAAGTCGTAAACAATTTGTGCAGATTGTTTTATTACCACAAGGGGATTTTCGGCGCTTTTTGATGGCTGATAGTAAAGACAAAGAAGGAGTCTTGCGGCAAATTTTCAAAACTGGCTTATACCAACGCTGGAGCGAAGTTTTGAATAATCAACTTAAAGAACAGAAAAATCAGCAACAGCAATGGCAAACCGCTATAACTTCAGAATTGGCTAAAGTTACTTGGAACCAACCACCAGAAAATTTAACTGACTTAAATCCACAGCAACAATTAAAACTACTAAAAGAACAACAAACTACCGCTCATCAAACTTTGGCAACTTTAGAAACACAACAGCAACAATTAGAACAACAATATCAACAACAGCAAACCTCTTACCATGATGCTCAAAAACAAAATCAACGCTGGCAAGATTTAAAAGCTCAGCAACAGCGCTTAAGCGATTTGATAGGGCAATCTGAAGCGATGAAGCAAAAGCAACAATTAATTGCTCAATTAAAGTGGGCTCAAAGTCAACAAAGTGATTATCGTCATTACCAAGAATTACAGACTGCAATGACAACGAAACAAGAACAATTACAACAATTAACACAAACAATCACTACGACTGAACAACAGCAAAGTCAATTACAACAAGAACAACAACAATTAACAGCGCAAAAACCCTTACAAGATCAACGTTTGCAAGAGCAACCCTTATTAAAGAATCAACGGCCAGCCTTTGCACAAGTTGAACAATTACAAACCAAATTGACTAAGTCCCAAAATGCTTTGACAGCTAGTCAACAACAAGTAGATGCATTGCACCAGCAGCAACAACAGCTACAACAAGAACAAGCTGCACTCACCCAAGCTGTTGCAGAATTACCAACGATTGTTGAACAATTACATCAAGTCCAGCAAGACCAAAGTCAATTGCTTAATTTACAACAACAGGCTGATAAATTACAAACTGCGCAACAAAAGAATCAAAAATTAACAAACCAAATTACTCAAGCACAAAAAAATCTTGTCACTGCAAAAGATCAAGTGGCAGCATTAGAAGCTAGTTACCAACAACTGCATAATCAATGGCTGGAAAGTCAAATTGCAAACTTGGTCGCACAATTAGAACCAGGAACTCCTTGTCCAATTTGTGGAAGTATTGAACATCCTCAGCCAGCAACTATCAATACAGTTCAAGCCGTATCTAATGAACAAGTAAAAAGTGCCGAAGAAAAATTGCGCACCCAAACAGCTAAACAATCAGAATTAGAGTCAGCTTTAAAAGAAAAGCAGCAACAATTAACTCAAGCAACGACACAATGGCAGCAAGATTTAACAGATTTAAAACAAAAACTAGCACAACACCAATTAATAACTGTCATTCCTGAACAACTAATTGATATTATTACTAACTTACAAGCAGCTTTGGATCAACAACAGATTCAATTAACTAGGTTACAAACTCAGCGCACCCAATTAACCGCTCAAAATCAGCAATTAGACCAAATTCAGCAGCAATTAAAGACTTTAGAACCAACAGTTGAAATTGCCGTGACACAATTGCAGCAACAACAAACGGAATATCAAAAACTGCAAGTCCAACTTGCTGATGCTAAGCAACAATTACCGGCTGATTATCCTAATTTGCAGGCTTTAGATAAATATTTACAGCAGTTGCAACAAGCAATAAAAGACTATGAAACTACAGTGCAAACTAATACTCAAAAATTACAACAAACTGAGCAACAATTAGCTGCTGCCAAAGCTTCTCAAGATCACATTCAACAAGATTATCAACAAACAAATACCCAATTACAACAAATCCAAGCACAACTGACACAGGCATTACAGGCGCAATTGCAAACAAGTGATTGGCAGATATTAGTGCAATTGTTAGAACAATTACCACAATTGCCACAGTATGAGCAACAATTGAATACTTATCAACAAGAACTTTTGCAAGTCCAGACCAAGGCTGAAGAATTACAAAAAATCATTGGTGACCAACAACCAGTTGATTTAACCGTAGCTAAGGACCAGTTACAACGGGCAGAACAACAACTGCAAACAGCTCGCCAGACTTATAATCAAGAACGCGATCAAATTAATCTTAATGATGCGCACTTACAAGCTGTGGAACAAAGTTTGCAGCAAATTGCTGGCCAACAAGCAGATATTAATGAATTACAACTCTTAGTAGAAACAGTAAATGGTCGTGGTGAAGCTAAGTTAGGCTTAGAACGTTATGTCTTGCGAGCACAACTGGTGGAAATTTTGCAAGTAGCAAATGAGCATTTACAACAATTAAGTTCTGGTCGTTATTTCTTAACTTTGCATAAAGAAATTGGTACTTTCCAAAAAAATACCGGTCTGGAAATTGATGTTTATGATGATAATGTCGGCCAAAAGCGCAGTGTTCATACCCTGTCTGGTGGTGAAAGTTTTATTGCGGCTTTAAGTTTGGCGTTAGCTTTAGGAGAAGTGATTCAAAATGAATCTGGTGGAATTAAGATTGATACGCTCTTTATTGATGAAGGATTTGGTTCTTTGGATCAAGACTCTTTAGCTACTGCTTTAGACGCTTTACAAAATATTGAAAGCAGCAGCCGCATGATTGGCATTATCAGTCATGTCACGTTATTGCAAGAACGCATCCCTTACCAAATCAAAGTAACTACACAAGGACAAGGCAAAAGTACCGCGCAAATTATTGTTCCCGCCTAA
- a CDS encoding MFS transporter, with translation MKKITIPLKRLIPGLIIGPASWLGPYVAINSLFLPALVQHIDAAHKVNLIALLSTCGMIVAALSNMLAGALSDRTRSRFGQRTPWIIGGALVFSLTMIIASFATTMVYLLCFWMIGQISLNFIVAPMVAWIDFAPDDGKGVASSAYGGLGMALGNNGFNVLAAMFLSKFRLGFIIFGIFTTIGTIIAVLLVREPSNLTSKIRPNQKKNKKQKIHFHDLRTIFPKWSIGRDYYLALIGKLFQGVGNFAITGYILYIMTDFLHRGSQTQSSIQWINTIMLIIGIAMGFIAGPIADKYKILKYPVGFSTILLAIAAISLFLLRNNWGIIIYAITAGFGMGIWNSLDNLLNLEVIPDKDRVAFFLGIYNLGNTITQALAPVIAALVISHFGFSAIFFVSFTFSLIGGISMLCIKSVKK, from the coding sequence ATGAAAAAAATAACTATTCCACTTAAACGATTAATTCCCGGATTAATAATTGGACCAGCTAGTTGGTTAGGACCGTATGTAGCAATTAATAGTTTATTTCTACCAGCTTTAGTTCAGCATATCGATGCTGCTCACAAAGTTAATTTAATTGCCCTACTTTCAACATGTGGTATGATTGTTGCTGCTTTATCAAATATGTTAGCTGGAGCTTTATCTGATCGAACAAGATCAAGATTTGGCCAAAGAACACCTTGGATTATCGGTGGAGCTCTTGTTTTTTCTTTAACTATGATTATAGCATCTTTTGCTACCACCATGGTATATTTATTATGCTTTTGGATGATTGGACAAATTTCTCTGAATTTTATTGTTGCACCAATGGTAGCATGGATTGATTTTGCACCAGATGATGGTAAAGGTGTAGCATCTTCTGCCTATGGCGGATTAGGTATGGCTTTAGGAAATAATGGTTTTAATGTTTTAGCAGCCATGTTTTTAAGTAAATTTAGATTAGGATTTATTATTTTTGGTATTTTCACAACGATTGGAACAATAATTGCAGTATTACTTGTTAGAGAACCGTCAAATTTAACATCTAAAATAAGGCCCAATCAGAAAAAAAACAAAAAGCAAAAAATTCATTTTCACGATTTGAGAACCATTTTCCCCAAATGGTCAATTGGACGTGATTACTACCTTGCCTTAATCGGCAAATTGTTCCAAGGTGTAGGCAATTTTGCAATAACAGGTTATATTTTATATATTATGACTGATTTTTTACATCGAGGAAGTCAAACGCAAAGTTCAATTCAATGGATTAATACTATTATGTTAATTATTGGAATTGCTATGGGATTTATTGCTGGGCCAATTGCTGATAAATATAAAATTTTAAAATACCCTGTAGGATTTTCAACAATTTTACTAGCAATTGCTGCTATATCTTTATTCTTATTAAGAAACAATTGGGGTATTATAATTTATGCAATTACTGCAGGTTTTGGTATGGGAATTTGGAATTCTTTAGATAATTTATTAAATTTAGAAGTTATTCCTGACAAAGATAGAGTAGCTTTTTTCTTGGGTATTTATAACTTAGGTAATACCATAACTCAGGCTTTAGCACCAGTAATAGCAGCTTTAGTAATTTCACACTTTGGATTTTCTGCTATTTTCTTCGTATCTTTTACATTTTCACTGATTGGCGGTATATCCATGCTTTGTATTAAATCGGTTAAAAAATAA